The following nucleotide sequence is from Mesobacillus jeotgali.
AATCGGCAGCAGGAAGTGGGCGATACGCGGCCCCAGGTCACGCGCAGGGTTAATCGCATATCCTGTTGTACCTCCTAGTGACATACCGATAACTACAATCAACAATCCAACTGCGATAGGGTTTAACCCCTCAGTAAACTGATTTGCTCCGATGAACAATAATCCTAAAACAAGAATAAAAGTGCCGAAAACTTCACTGAATAAGTTTGAAAAAGTGTTTGGAATTGCAGGTCCTGTTGAGAACACGCCCAATTTTGTGCCAGGATCTTCTGTTGCCTTCCAGTGTGGAAGATAATGCAAGAATACTAGAGTTGCTCCAATGAATGCACCAATCATCTGCGCCACCATATAGCCTGGTACATCTGCCCACGGGAATGAGCCATCAATCGCCAGTGCCAATGTAACCGCTGGGTTAAGGTGTGCTCCGCTTATTGAACCTACCGCAAAAACCCCCATTGTAACTGCCAGTCCCCACGCAATTGTAATGACAATCCATCCAGCGTCCTTCGCGTAAGAATTCTTCAACGAAGAGCCAGCGCCAATCCCGGCACCGAAGACAATCAAAATCATTGTGCCAATTAATTCTCCCATAAATGCTGACATAAACAATTCCCCTTTCGTGTATATCAATAAGATGTATATACAGCTAAGAAGATGCAAAAAAAGGGAGATTCACACAGCATACCTAAAAAAGCATAGGTATTTCAGTGTGAATCTCCCAATCTCCGTCACATTCTTAACTTGTAATTGGAGTATACTCAAAGCTGAAAGCGCTGTCAACAGGTTTGTCTCATATTTTTGATTTTAATAGTGTGTATAATCAATCCATCAACCCGATTCAGGTTTCTAATGAGATTTTCCGTCTGCCACACGGCACAGCACGATAAGCCTATTAACCTCTATTTAAAAGCCCCCTGCTATACGGATACTACCGCTCAGAAAGAATGTTAAATCTATTACTTCTTTATCCTATATCTATTGATCCCTTCACCTTCAAAAATGACTAGGCCTTTTTCCAGCTCGACGTAAAGAGTCAGCTTGCCTTGAGAGTTTTTTAACATTTCATCACGCAGGTCCTTCGCTTTTTGTTTTCGGTCATTAAAGGCAGAGTGTTTCATATTGACTATGAAAGTATGATTATGGCTTAAATAGACTTCTGTTTTACGAATTCCCATGGGTTTCGTTTTTTGGACATGCTTAAGGGAAAACCAGATGCAAAAATCATCATTGTAAGACTTGGTCGGAAATAGCCAAATCCCCAGATGACAGTTGATTTTAATCGGGCACATATTGATATCGCCCAGTATTTCCCTCGCACTTTTCCGGCCAGCATGAAAATCAGACCCGAGATCAAGCATCGTCTTGTTAATCACTTCAATCGGCCTTAAATTTACAAGAAAAGTGTTTTCGCCTTCGATCACTCTTGTACACAGTTTTCCGTTTTCGTCATACTCTCCTGTCAGCAACACTGTTTCCTGATTAATTCGATAATCATTTAATAGGCTCACTCATTAGTCCTCCTATGTATTGCAATCTCTGACAAAACAGGTATACTAACAGAGTTGGTATACCAACACGCTGTCCTCAGGATTGTCCGCACGACTTATTCCTGGGGACTTTTTATATTAAATTCACCCCACAACCTCCTGTCCTGTTAACAGGGCATGTGCGTCATTGCTCTCGGTGATGTTAGGATAGCCCTATAGGTATTATTATATTTTTAGTGGCATTTAAATGTAAATCTGTATTTTTAGCTGAATTTCACTCTAGTTCTTATGGAATATTGCTAAAAATTCATTTTATTAGTATAATATAATTTTCTGCGGACCTGCTTTCAGGTCCGTTTTTTGCGTTTACCGGCCTTTGATTGAGAGTATCGGCAGCCTTACTCCTATAACGATATTACTAATATGCCAACATAAGGCTGGAAAAATATTTTTCAGGAGTTGTCTAAAAAATTTCACAATTGCTTTGGAACCGAAAATATTAATAGCACCTAATTGATACATCCTGTGTAAAAAGGCCTTGAAAATTCAATTTTGAGGCCTTTTTTTATATTTTTAAGCTATTTTGCCTTCCAAAATTCAATTTTTGCGATTGGTGTATGATCCATATCCGGGAGTATGGTAAAGCTACCCGGGAATACAATGGAACGCGCGCGATCCCGAAAGGATTGCACCACAATGGAAGGCTTTGACCAACTGGCAAAACAATATGAACCGATGATCCATAAAATTATCTCTTCACTTAATATCTATAAAAATAAGGAAGACTACTATCACATCGGCCTGGTCGGCCTCTGGGAAGCTGCAGAAGCATTTAATCCAGAAAAAGGCGAGTTCACCAATTACGCTTATTCATATGTAAAAGGACAAATCCTCAACGAAATGAACCGAAACAACCGGTTTGCAGAACGGAGCATCCATCAAAAAGAGGAATATTGGGAAACCATCGAGGAGACGAACGCAGACCAACCGCTTGAGCTTGAGTTTCTGCTCAGCTATTGCCAGGGCCTCACGGAAAAAGAAACAAAGTGGGTCGTCTACTCTTGCATTGACTTCCTGACTGTGAGGGAAATTGCTGAAAAGGAGAATGTCTCACTGTCCGCGGTCAAGCAGTGGCGAAATGGGGCTAAAAGGAAGTTAAAAGAACAAATGATGGAGATAGTAGATTAGAATGCTGCACAACAAAATTAGGACCGTCCTCAGCAGCAACGGTCCTAATTTGCCAAATATTATTAAATTCCAGAAGCTTAGCCTTAGTTGATCTCCAGAAACTTTAGTCTTTCAACTCAAGAAGCTTTACCTAATGGATTAGTCTTTTAACTCCAGAAGTTTTACCCTCAGTTCATTTTCCATCGCCGCAAGATCCTGCTCGGCCAGGCGGCGCTTGGTTCGACCTTCCTCCTGGATTCTCAACGTTTCTTCCAGCGTGGAAATCAAGTTTTCCTGTGTCTTTTTCAATGTTTCAATATCGACGAGGCCGCGCTCATTTTCCCTTGCCGTCTCAATCGTATTCGTTTTCAGCATTTCAGCGTTTTTAAGCAGCAGCTCGTTGGTCGTCTTGGAAACCTTCTTTTGTGCTTCCACGGCATGTCGCTGACGGATGAGCGTCAGCGCGATCGCGACCTGGTTTTTCCAGAGTGGAATGGCCGTGACAATGGAAGACTGAATTTTTTCAACCAGTGCCTGGTTTGTATTTTGGATCAGGCGGATTTGCGGCGCACTCTGGATCGTAATTTCCCTGCTTAATTTTAAGTCATGGAGCCTTTTATCGAGACGGTCAGCGAACTGGATCATGTCGTTCACTTCCTGGTACTTCATCTGATCGTTCGTTTCCTTCGCCGCCTTTTTCAATGCTGGAATCGTTTTATCATGAAGCTCCTCCAGCTTAATTTCACCGGCCGCGATATAAATATTTAAGGCATTGAAATATTCCTTGTTTGTTTCATACAATTTTTCCAGCATGCCAATATCGGAAAGCAGCACATTCTTGCTTCGGTCCAATTTCACGCTGATCCGGTCGATCTGGGCACCGGTCTTCTGGTACTTGGAAAGCACTTCCTGAATCGAGCCGGACACCCGACCAAAAACCCTTGATAGAAAGCCCTGCTTCTCTACACTTAATTCATCAGGGCTGACATGATTCAGCTGCTTCATAAGATCACTGATGATGTCCCCTATTTCACCAACGTCCTTTTTTTGAACATGTTCTAGCATGGAATGAGAAAAAGATAACAATTTTCCTTGCGCCTGTGTTCCGTAGGTGATCATCGCCTGATGATTTTTCGGGTCGATTTGCTCTGCCAGCTGGTAGGCCTTGGCCCGGTTTTCCTCTGGAATCACATCAATCAATTTTACCGGCTTGCTCTCCGGCTCCTTCTCCACTGCCTTCAAAACTAATTCTCCTTGCTCGCCAAAAGGGTTGGCCAGCATATCATCCATAAGACTTCCGCTGTTTTTCAAAAGATCTATATCTTTCTCTGTCATTTTTTCGCCCTCCAGTTTCCATCAAGATACTTCGGCTCTTTTACCGAATTAAGCCTGCGCTTAGCTACATCTATCTCAAAATTCAAATGGTCATAGTCATCTGACAGGACTTGATAGAGGTCCTTTTCCACAGCACCTGTCATTTCAATCAATGTCTTTTGCGTATCGTCAAGTGTGTACTGCATCTCACGGTTCGTTTTTGACTGAGAAGATAGAAATGCGTACTTCTCAGTGAGTTCAAGTACAGAATCCAGGTGTGAAAAATAAAACTGCTCGGCCTGATAAAATCGCTTCGGTTCTTTCCGGGTCAGGCTATAAATATTCCGGACCATACGGACAAGCTCCATTCGCTGCTTCAGCGACCTGATGTGGCGGATTGAAAACTGCACCTTTTGCAGGCGGTTGATTTTCTGCTTCGCCTCGTCCAGATTCTTCTTTATATAATGATATTCCTTTCGGGTCAGACCGTGTTTTTTTAAAAATCGGCTCTTCATGATACTGCCAAGTCCGAAATAAACAAGTCCTCCCGCTCCAAGGGCAATGAGCGAAGCCATTCCAAACGTCTGATCAAAACCAGCATAACTTAAAAGCCATATGAATCCTGTCGAAGGGATGGCTATAAGTGTACGGATAATAACTGAAAGAATCGGGTTCATCGAAAATACACTCCTTCATGGAATCCTTCCTATGTATACGAATGACATAGGGTCATTGTTTCACTTTTTCCATACTTTCATATTACCCATAAACTCCCCTGTCATTAACAGTCTAGTAATGTAATGTTGTCTAAGACCTGAGACCGATTTTTTCGTTAAGAAAATACCAGTTAACATTCTTTTTCGATCCAGCCGCCGAAATGCATGGTAATCAAGGCTAATTCATCGTCTGGAATTTCATCTCCAATCACGTCCTCAAGGTGGGAAATGACCTTCTTTGTTTTCTGGAACAAATCGGGATAGTTACATTTAATCATGTCGGTAAGCGGATTATCATACATTTGCCCGTGGACAATGCGATAGTAGGCTGATTTTAAATGGAAGAATAAACTGCGTTCGAGCGCGTCACGAGTTTTAAACATTACACCAGCTTCCACTTGGAACTGATCGACCATTTCGTGGATGACACTCTTGAGGATGTCCATGTCCTCTTCACTGCTGTTGGCGAGCGGGTGCTGATTCTTGGCAGCCATCAGGCAAATGGTGATATAGCATAGCTCATCATCTGGAATTTCGACGCCGAACGTTTCTTTCACCTTTTCACCTATAAAGCTTGATGCCTGAAATTCTGGCGATGGCTTAACCACAACCTTTTCGACCGGGTCGAGGTGGATGACCTTCCCCTGTTTATATCTTGATAGCAAAAGCAATAATTGTATGCTTAATAATTCGATTACATCTTCAGGATAGCTGACATTGAGGTATTTTTGTGAATCTAATATAATTTGGTGGATTTTCAAGGCATGCGGCGGTGCAACCAGGTCATTGCGCCACTCTCGGGTTGA
It contains:
- a CDS encoding MIP/aquaporin family protein, yielding MSAFMGELIGTMILIVFGAGIGAGSSLKNSYAKDAGWIVITIAWGLAVTMGVFAVGSISGAHLNPAVTLALAIDGSFPWADVPGYMVAQMIGAFIGATLVFLHYLPHWKATEDPGTKLGVFSTGPAIPNTFSNLFSEVFGTFILVLGLLFIGANQFTEGLNPIAVGLLIVVIGMSLGGTTGYAINPARDLGPRIAHFLLPIPGKGGSNWGYSWIPVVGPLLGGSLGAVAYKALFTGAITGTFWLVIGIVAVVLALAYTVGKKQAGQLNPSNIGA
- a CDS encoding 5-bromo-4-chloroindolyl phosphate hydrolysis family protein — protein: MNPILSVIIRTLIAIPSTGFIWLLSYAGFDQTFGMASLIALGAGGLVYFGLGSIMKSRFLKKHGLTRKEYHYIKKNLDEAKQKINRLQKVQFSIRHIRSLKQRMELVRMVRNIYSLTRKEPKRFYQAEQFYFSHLDSVLELTEKYAFLSSQSKTNREMQYTLDDTQKTLIEMTGAVEKDLYQVLSDDYDHLNFEIDVAKRRLNSVKEPKYLDGNWRAKK
- a CDS encoding sigma-70 family RNA polymerase sigma factor, yielding MEGFDQLAKQYEPMIHKIISSLNIYKNKEDYYHIGLVGLWEAAEAFNPEKGEFTNYAYSYVKGQILNEMNRNNRFAERSIHQKEEYWETIEETNADQPLELEFLLSYCQGLTEKETKWVVYSCIDFLTVREIAEKENVSLSAVKQWRNGAKRKLKEQMMEIVD
- a CDS encoding BglG family transcription antiterminator, which gives rise to MVLNARSVGILIRLVDSHSYVSANELAQRMGVSSRTIFTDVENINLWLEDHQLAVVQYHPSAGFYFEHAGKALIKERLGELNLDRQYKSSRGERAAWVGILLLTREQTIFPNDLTEKFTMSKSTIQRDLKLLVDTLLPFRLKLVFSRQKGYSISGDEQNKRKVLTHFLSKLHPHRETHWIIQNTHSTREWRNDLVAPPHALKIHQIILDSQKYLNVSYPEDVIELLSIQLLLLLSRYKQGKVIHLDPVEKVVVKPSPEFQASSFIGEKVKETFGVEIPDDELCYITICLMAAKNQHPLANSSEEDMDILKSVIHEMVDQFQVEAGVMFKTRDALERSLFFHLKSAYYRIVHGQMYDNPLTDMIKCNYPDLFQKTKKVISHLEDVIGDEIPDDELALITMHFGGWIEKEC
- a CDS encoding toxic anion resistance protein, whose product is MTEKDIDLLKNSGSLMDDMLANPFGEQGELVLKAVEKEPESKPVKLIDVIPEENRAKAYQLAEQIDPKNHQAMITYGTQAQGKLLSFSHSMLEHVQKKDVGEIGDIISDLMKQLNHVSPDELSVEKQGFLSRVFGRVSGSIQEVLSKYQKTGAQIDRISVKLDRSKNVLLSDIGMLEKLYETNKEYFNALNIYIAAGEIKLEELHDKTIPALKKAAKETNDQMKYQEVNDMIQFADRLDKRLHDLKLSREITIQSAPQIRLIQNTNQALVEKIQSSIVTAIPLWKNQVAIALTLIRQRHAVEAQKKVSKTTNELLLKNAEMLKTNTIETARENERGLVDIETLKKTQENLISTLEETLRIQEEGRTKRRLAEQDLAAMENELRVKLLELKD
- a CDS encoding competence protein ComK, which gives rise to MSLLNDYRINQETVLLTGEYDENGKLCTRVIEGENTFLVNLRPIEVINKTMLDLGSDFHAGRKSAREILGDINMCPIKINCHLGIWLFPTKSYNDDFCIWFSLKHVQKTKPMGIRKTEVYLSHNHTFIVNMKHSAFNDRKQKAKDLRDEMLKNSQGKLTLYVELEKGLVIFEGEGINRYRIKK